A section of the Arcobacter roscoffensis genome encodes:
- the hemA gene encoding glutamyl-tRNA reductase — MSYLIISFSHKNTDISMREKLAFGSDEDKDRFLRSLLDYENTKEAVVLSTCNRVEIITRSSNINGSSKDILSKLAKYSSLDFDELYDRADIYDNNGAIHHLFSVASALDSLVIGETQIVGQLKDAFRFSQSKQYCSSNVTRAMHFAFKCAAAVRNATSLGTGSVSVASTAVAKAKELVGDTKGVKALVIGAGEMSELTIKHLISSGFDVILTSRDKKKAQILADTFDANIDVQDYSQLSQLLKETKVMVTATAAPYPIITEDIVSPTSYERYWFDIAVPRDIDDIEMSNLDIYAVDDLQDIVNENMSLRAEQAKTAYSIVSKMSIEFFDWLKSLEIEPIIKNLYLKGNEVIDKKVDNAIKKGFINPEDEENIRKLCQTVITEYLHTPSQQLKDISRNMECDVVVGTIQNMFGLSDDSAVFDSFKCEHLDKK; from the coding sequence ATGAGTTATTTAATAATTAGTTTTTCCCATAAAAACACTGATATTTCTATGAGAGAAAAACTAGCCTTTGGAAGTGATGAAGATAAAGATAGATTTTTAAGATCACTTCTAGATTATGAAAATACTAAAGAAGCAGTGGTTTTATCTACATGTAATAGGGTTGAGATTATTACAAGGTCTTCAAATATTAATGGAAGTTCAAAAGATATTCTTTCAAAACTTGCAAAATACTCTTCTTTAGATTTTGATGAATTATATGATAGAGCAGATATTTATGATAATAATGGGGCTATTCATCATCTTTTTTCAGTTGCTTCTGCACTTGATTCACTAGTAATTGGTGAAACACAAATTGTAGGTCAATTAAAAGATGCTTTTAGATTCTCACAATCAAAACAATATTGTTCATCAAATGTAACAAGAGCTATGCATTTTGCTTTTAAATGTGCAGCAGCAGTTAGAAATGCTACAAGTTTAGGAACAGGTTCTGTATCAGTTGCTTCAACAGCAGTTGCAAAAGCTAAAGAGCTTGTAGGGGATACAAAAGGTGTTAAAGCCTTAGTTATCGGTGCAGGTGAGATGAGTGAACTTACAATAAAACATTTAATCTCTTCAGGATTTGATGTTATTTTAACAAGTAGAGATAAGAAAAAAGCTCAAATATTAGCAGATACTTTTGATGCAAATATTGATGTTCAAGACTATTCACAGCTTTCACAACTTTTAAAAGAAACAAAGGTAATGGTTACAGCAACAGCTGCCCCATATCCTATTATAACAGAAGATATTGTAAGTCCTACATCATATGAACGATATTGGTTTGATATAGCAGTACCAAGAGATATTGATGATATTGAAATGTCAAATTTAGATATTTATGCAGTTGATGATTTACAAGATATTGTAAATGAGAACATGAGTTTAAGAGCTGAACAAGCAAAAACTGCATATTCAATAGTAAGTAAAATGTCTATTGAATTTTTTGATTGGTTAAAATCTTTAGAGATAGAACCAATTATTAAAAACCTTTATCTAAAAGGTAATGAAGTAATTGATAAAAAAGTTGATAATGCCATAAAAAAAGGTTTTATTAATCCAGAAGATGAAGAGAATATAAGAAAACTTTGTCAAACAGTAATTACTGAGTATTTACACACACCCTCACAACAGTTAAAAGATATTTCTAGAAATATGGAGTGTGATGTAGTAGTAGGAACAATTCAAAATATGTTTGGATTAAGTGATGATTCAGCAGTATTTGATAGTTTTAAATGTGAACATTTAGATAAAAAATAA
- a CDS encoding proline--tRNA ligase, whose protein sequence is MKFSNMFIPTTKEAPKDATLASHQYLVRGAFVSQTGAGIYDFMPLGKIVLEKIRAVVKEEMDKSGANEVQFGFVTPLSYWDESGRSATMGNELLKFKDRKNADYVLSPTNEEAVVNMIKNRITSYKDLPVNLYQINTKFRDEARPRFGLMRGREFLMKDAYSFHASKEDLVREFNLMEETYKNVYNRLGLDFRVVEADSGAIGGSGSKEFHVLANSGEDTIVVCPSCEYGANIEAAVRKPNKKEALETIALEKVETPNCKTIEEVSEFLNADSYYSMKAVMKKAVYEDKTEVVLFFVRGTDELEETKACNAVGALELEDANDEDLEKAGLVAGYCGIVGLPENIQVIIDNELKEDNNLVCGANEENYHYKGVDLTSMEGLTFDDLVTVQEGDTCSCCGGRLEYTKGIEAGHIFQLGSKYSEALDAKFLDANGKAQAFEMGCYGIGVSRLVAAVIEQNHDEKGCIWTKETAPFLVDVIVSNAKKEEELEVGEKIYEELKANGIDTILDDRKNARFGFKMGDFELIGFPYAIVIGKKLKEGKVELVNRKTLEKTEVEIENAVSQLLEIIG, encoded by the coding sequence ATGAAATTTAGTAATATGTTTATTCCAACAACAAAAGAAGCTCCAAAAGATGCAACTTTAGCATCTCATCAATATTTAGTAAGAGGTGCTTTTGTATCTCAAACTGGTGCTGGTATTTATGATTTTATGCCTTTAGGTAAAATAGTATTAGAAAAAATTAGAGCAGTTGTAAAAGAAGAAATGGATAAAAGTGGAGCAAATGAAGTTCAGTTTGGTTTTGTAACACCTTTATCTTATTGGGATGAATCAGGAAGATCAGCTACTATGGGTAATGAACTTTTAAAGTTCAAAGATAGAAAAAATGCTGATTATGTTTTATCTCCTACAAATGAAGAAGCTGTTGTTAATATGATAAAAAACAGAATTACTTCTTACAAAGATTTACCTGTAAATTTATATCAAATCAACACTAAATTTAGAGATGAAGCAAGACCAAGATTTGGTCTTATGAGAGGTAGAGAATTCTTGATGAAAGATGCTTACTCTTTCCATGCTTCAAAAGAGGATTTAGTAAGAGAATTTAATCTTATGGAAGAAACATATAAAAATGTTTATAATAGATTAGGTTTAGATTTTAGAGTTGTTGAAGCCGATAGTGGTGCTATTGGTGGAAGTGGTTCAAAAGAGTTCCATGTTCTTGCAAACTCAGGTGAAGATACAATTGTTGTTTGTCCATCATGTGAATATGGTGCAAATATTGAAGCAGCAGTTAGAAAGCCAAATAAAAAAGAAGCATTAGAAACTATTGCTCTTGAAAAAGTAGAGACTCCTAACTGTAAAACTATTGAAGAAGTAAGTGAGTTTTTAAATGCAGATTCTTACTACTCTATGAAAGCTGTTATGAAAAAAGCAGTTTATGAAGATAAAACAGAAGTAGTATTATTCTTTGTAAGAGGAACAGATGAACTAGAAGAAACAAAAGCTTGTAATGCAGTTGGAGCTTTAGAGTTAGAAGATGCTAATGATGAAGATTTAGAAAAAGCTGGTTTAGTTGCTGGTTACTGTGGAATAGTTGGACTTCCAGAAAATATTCAAGTTATAATCGACAATGAATTAAAAGAAGATAATAACCTTGTTTGTGGAGCAAATGAAGAAAACTATCACTATAAAGGTGTAGATTTAACTTCTATGGAAGGTTTAACTTTTGATGATTTAGTAACTGTTCAGGAAGGTGACACTTGTTCTTGTTGTGGTGGAAGATTAGAGTATACAAAAGGAATTGAAGCTGGACATATTTTCCAATTAGGTTCTAAATATAGTGAAGCTTTAGATGCAAAATTTTTAGATGCAAACGGTAAAGCGCAAGCTTTTGAAATGGGATGTTATGGAATAGGTGTTTCAAGATTAGTTGCAGCAGTGATTGAACAAAACCATGATGAAAAAGGTTGTATCTGGACTAAAGAGACTGCACCATTTTTAGTTGATGTGATCGTTTCAAATGCAAAAAAAGAAGAAGAACTTGAAGTGGGTGAGAAAATCTATGAAGAGTTAAAAGCAAATGGAATTGATACTATTTTAGATGATAGAAAAAATGCTAGATTTGGTTTTAAAATGGGCGATTTTGAACTTATTGGTTTCCCTTATGCTATTGTAATTGGAAAGAAACTAAAAGAGGGTAAAGTTGAACTTGTTAATAGAAAAACTTTAGAAAAAACAGAAGTTGAAATAGAAAATGCTGTTTCACAACTTTTAGAAATTATAGGATAA
- a CDS encoding DUF3015 family protein — protein MKKLLLSTIAVAALSSSAFANSNTGCGLGSVLIKDQSTTVMQVLAATTNGTSGNQTFGISSGTLNCSQPANFASNDKLNKFVADNMDELALDISAGKGETLNTVAKLMNVQDSSTFSAKLKSNFSNIYASENVTSSTVIDSIAKYM, from the coding sequence ATGAAAAAATTATTATTAAGTACTATTGCTGTTGCAGCATTAAGTTCATCTGCATTTGCTAATTCAAATACAGGTTGTGGATTAGGTTCAGTTTTAATTAAAGATCAAAGTACAACTGTAATGCAAGTTCTTGCAGCAACTACAAATGGTACTTCTGGTAACCAAACTTTTGGTATTTCATCAGGTACATTAAATTGTTCTCAACCAGCTAACTTTGCTTCAAATGACAAATTAAATAAATTTGTTGCTGATAACATGGATGAATTAGCTTTAGATATTTCAGCAGGTAAAGGTGAAACTTTAAATACTGTTGCTAAATTAATGAATGTTCAAGATTCTTCTACATTTAGTGCAAAATTAAAATCTAACTTTTCAAACATTTATGCAAGTGAAAATGTTACATCTTCTACAGTAATTGATTCTATTGCTAAGTATATGTAA
- a CDS encoding polyprenyl synthetase family protein has protein sequence MEELQQVKDQIKTFVKECNDEKSLVLLDKLATGKMLRSKLVLKIAGVTEQSVKLCAVIEMIHAASLLHDDVIDEADTRRGQPSVNALYDNKTSIMFGDILYSKAFTELTSMPHEIAHTVSSAVTLLSIGEMLDVDLTDSFNSSYEKYNDMIYKKTASLIEASAKSAAILAGLPKENYALYGKNLGLAFQMIDDILDITQDSDTLGKPAMLDFVEGKVTIPYLLLHERLEDKSKLESLYKKELSNEESSWIKEMMKETNALADSIKLAKDLGNEAIEAVKDEKDSETLIFIMKAMIEREF, from the coding sequence GTGGAAGAGTTACAACAAGTTAAAGATCAAATAAAAACATTTGTAAAAGAGTGTAATGATGAAAAGAGTCTAGTTCTTTTAGATAAATTAGCAACAGGAAAAATGCTAAGATCTAAACTAGTTTTAAAAATTGCAGGAGTTACTGAACAATCAGTTAAACTATGTGCAGTTATTGAGATGATTCATGCAGCATCACTTTTACATGATGATGTGATTGATGAAGCTGATACTAGAAGGGGACAGCCATCTGTAAATGCTTTATATGATAATAAAACATCTATTATGTTTGGAGATATCTTATATTCAAAAGCCTTTACTGAGTTAACTTCAATGCCACATGAAATAGCACATACTGTTTCAAGTGCAGTTACACTTTTAAGTATTGGTGAAATGTTAGATGTTGATTTGACAGATAGTTTTAACTCTTCATATGAGAAATATAATGACATGATTTATAAAAAAACTGCTTCACTTATTGAGGCTAGTGCAAAAAGTGCAGCTATATTAGCAGGTCTTCCAAAAGAAAACTATGCTTTATATGGTAAAAATCTTGGTCTTGCTTTTCAAATGATAGATGATATTTTAGATATTACACAAGATAGTGATACTTTAGGAAAGCCTGCAATGCTTGATTTTGTAGAAGGTAAAGTAACTATTCCTTATTTATTACTTCATGAAAGACTTGAAGATAAGTCAAAATTAGAGTCTTTATATAAAAAAGAGTTATCCAATGAAGAGAGTTCTTGGATTAAAGAGATGATGAAAGAAACAAATGCTCTTGCTGACTCTATTAAATTAGCTAAAGATTTAGGTAATGAAGCTATAGAAGCAGTTAAAGATGAAAAAGATAGCGAAACACTTATTTTTATAATGAAAGCGATGATTGAAAGAGAGTTTTAG
- a CDS encoding DUF2018 family protein: MSMFGEWFTEDEDDIFMGSPKSKFFDVSKTASQDIVEEEWDKIVEKVAALEMMLSQGKDENFDINEEIKEFKLENEKELEAMKKGLYVEFTGEIICRLDS, translated from the coding sequence ATGTCAATGTTCGGTGAATGGTTTACAGAAGACGAAGATGATATTTTTATGGGAAGCCCAAAATCAAAATTTTTTGATGTAAGTAAAACTGCTTCTCAGGATATCGTAGAAGAAGAATGGGATAAAATTGTTGAAAAAGTTGCGGCTTTAGAGATGATGTTATCGCAAGGTAAAGATGAAAACTTTGATATTAATGAAGAGATTAAAGAATTTAAATTAGAAAATGAAAAAGAGTTAGAAGCTATGAAAAAAGGTCTTTATGTAGAGTTTACAGGTGAGATCATTTGTAGATTAGACTCATAA
- a CDS encoding sensor histidine kinase, producing MLQTNEKNILNLIKYAPTFIVIVLITLVSYLYFLEKDAQNKEDIKKLKERFIEKSKQDIKNQVDIVYEYINYEKLNSTKNLKNSLKKEVHQAHRVMMYIYNKYKNTHTKEQIVIKIKDALRKHSFNDGRGYFYIYDLNAVNILHPLKPQLEGKNLLEFQDKRGNHISKDILKGLSQSDEFFYELYWNKPKFLDIQFKKITYNYIFKPYGWFIGTGEYVDDFEKTLKTKILDYIQKINYGNENYVFVIDYKGNYLSHISKNYIGLNRLELKDSNSFYITKEIIKTAKNGDGYLTYNSTVKPKTGKSYEKTTYIKGFDYWKWAIATGFYMDELESNLKAIEKEAKLRKQDGLYTIFIFGLLLSSIFILISIFLSRQLKLRFLKHKKELISQINKNNEKDLILSQQAKMAAMGEMIGNIAHQWRQPLNAITTQSSGLKFKNEFSSIEKKEINESMDNITHTVEYLSNTIDDFKDFFNPNKQYVSFTINELFIKVEKLLGVHFKNRGIEIIKDIDDIQVSGYENELLQVIINIFNNAKDEFERKSIEKRYIFVKATQENEKVIITIKDNAFGIPEEIIKEIFKSHFTTKEKSNGTGIGLYMSKQILKRFAKGDIEASNETYKYKDVSYKGACFKLRILKDFSL from the coding sequence ATGTTACAAACAAATGAAAAAAATATACTAAATTTAATAAAATATGCACCAACTTTTATAGTAATTGTACTAATTACACTAGTTAGCTACTTGTATTTTTTAGAAAAAGATGCTCAAAATAAAGAAGATATAAAAAAATTAAAAGAGCGTTTTATTGAAAAAAGTAAACAAGATATAAAGAATCAAGTAGATATAGTTTATGAATATATAAATTATGAAAAACTAAACAGTACTAAAAACCTTAAAAATAGTCTTAAAAAAGAAGTACATCAAGCCCATCGAGTTATGATGTACATATATAATAAATACAAAAATACACATACAAAAGAACAGATTGTAATAAAGATTAAAGATGCTTTACGAAAACACTCTTTTAATGATGGAAGAGGTTATTTCTATATTTATGATTTAAATGCTGTGAATATATTACACCCTTTAAAACCCCAACTTGAGGGTAAAAATCTCTTAGAATTTCAAGATAAAAGAGGCAATCATATTTCAAAAGATATTTTAAAAGGTTTAAGTCAAAGTGACGAGTTTTTTTATGAGCTTTATTGGAATAAACCAAAGTTTTTAGATATACAATTTAAAAAAATCACATACAACTATATATTTAAACCTTATGGCTGGTTTATTGGCACTGGTGAATATGTGGATGATTTTGAAAAAACCTTAAAGACAAAGATTTTGGATTATATTCAAAAAATTAATTATGGTAATGAAAACTATGTCTTTGTAATTGATTATAAAGGTAATTATTTATCCCATATAAGTAAAAACTATATTGGTTTAAATAGACTTGAATTAAAAGATAGCAACTCTTTTTACATTACAAAAGAGATAATAAAAACTGCAAAAAATGGCGATGGATATTTGACTTATAACTCTACTGTAAAACCAAAAACTGGTAAAAGCTATGAAAAAACCACATACATAAAAGGTTTTGATTATTGGAAGTGGGCAATTGCAACTGGCTTTTATATGGATGAGTTAGAATCAAATTTAAAAGCCATAGAAAAAGAGGCTAAACTTAGAAAACAAGATGGTTTATATACTATTTTTATATTTGGACTTTTACTAAGTTCTATTTTTATTTTAATTTCAATCTTTTTATCTAGACAATTAAAACTAAGATTTTTAAAACATAAAAAAGAGTTAATCTCTCAAATAAATAAAAACAATGAAAAAGACTTGATTTTATCTCAGCAAGCAAAAATGGCAGCTATGGGTGAAATGATAGGAAATATTGCTCATCAATGGAGACAACCATTAAATGCAATTACAACTCAATCATCTGGCTTAAAGTTTAAAAATGAGTTTAGCTCAATTGAGAAAAAAGAGATAAATGAAAGTATGGATAATATTACTCATACAGTAGAGTATTTATCAAATACTATTGATGATTTTAAAGACTTTTTTAATCCCAATAAACAATATGTAAGTTTTACTATAAATGAATTATTTATAAAAGTCGAAAAGCTCTTAGGCGTTCACTTTAAAAATAGAGGTATTGAAATAATAAAGGATATCGATGATATTCAAGTTTCTGGATATGAAAATGAACTTTTACAAGTAATCATAAATATTTTCAACAATGCAAAAGATGAATTTGAAAGAAAAAGCATAGAGAAAAGATATATTTTTGTAAAAGCCACACAAGAAAATGAAAAAGTAATTATTACAATCAAAGATAATGCTTTTGGAATTCCCGAAGAAATTATAAAAGAGATATTTAAATCACATTTTACTACAAAAGAAAAATCAAATGGCACAGGTATTGGACTTTATATGTCAAAACAGATTTTAAAACGATTTGCAAAAGGTGATATTGAAGCTTCAAATGAAACTTACAAATATAAAGATGTGAGCTATAAGGGAGCATGTTTTAAACTAAGAATCTTGAAGGATTTTTCTTTATGA
- a CDS encoding CCA tRNA nucleotidyltransferase encodes MFITTTTIKIPKVLKQILIALQEEKIKPLLVGGCVRDSLLDIPCKDYDVELFGIDTLNEVESILKRFGNVKQVGKSFGVLTLKIDSFDFDFALARLEKKIASGHKGFEVINDKNLEYDKASLRRDFTINSIAYDFFEKKFLDPNNGIKDLENKVLRHIKDETFVEDPLRVYRAVQFCSRFDLTLDKKTSQLCKQMVQRGDLEELAKERVYEEFKKLFLKSPKPSIGLELLNTLGVLKYFPELEALKGCIQDKEYHPEGDVWIHTLMTVDELSRILEESKIKDEYRKLYLFYAILCHDLGKPFCTQTTDEGRVTSHKHEVLGIEPTIIFLSKLTNEKKFIDLITPLVKNHLAPFQLYLAESSLKAVKRLSLKVNIEDLCLVCLADCLGRDIKDKEKCPKATFWLLEKAKELNIENEALKPLVQGRDLIALGLKPSKEFKTILDYAMDLQIDENLEKEKILGKIKEII; translated from the coding sequence ATGTTCATCACCACAACAACGATTAAGATACCTAAGGTATTAAAACAAATTCTAATCGCACTACAAGAAGAGAAAATAAAGCCTCTTCTTGTTGGTGGTTGTGTTAGAGACTCCCTTTTAGATATCCCCTGTAAAGATTATGATGTAGAACTTTTTGGTATTGATACTTTAAATGAAGTAGAATCAATACTAAAGCGTTTTGGAAATGTAAAACAAGTTGGCAAATCCTTTGGAGTACTAACTTTAAAAATTGATTCTTTTGATTTTGACTTTGCGCTTGCAAGATTAGAGAAAAAAATAGCTTCTGGACATAAAGGCTTTGAAGTTATAAATGATAAAAACCTAGAATATGACAAGGCTAGTTTAAGAAGAGATTTTACTATAAACTCAATTGCCTATGATTTCTTTGAAAAGAAATTTTTAGACCCAAACAATGGAATAAAAGATTTAGAAAATAAAGTTCTTAGACATATAAAAGATGAGACTTTTGTAGAGGATCCCTTAAGAGTATATCGAGCAGTTCAGTTTTGTTCTAGGTTTGATTTAACTTTAGATAAAAAAACTTCACAACTATGTAAACAAATGGTTCAACGAGGTGATTTAGAAGAGTTAGCAAAAGAGAGAGTTTATGAAGAGTTTAAAAAACTATTTTTAAAGTCACCAAAACCCTCAATAGGCTTAGAACTTTTAAATACTTTAGGAGTATTAAAATATTTTCCTGAATTAGAAGCTTTAAAAGGCTGTATACAAGACAAAGAGTATCATCCTGAGGGTGATGTATGGATTCACACTCTAATGACAGTAGATGAACTCTCTAGAATTTTAGAAGAGTCTAAGATAAAAGATGAATATAGAAAACTCTATTTATTTTACGCAATTCTTTGCCATGATTTAGGAAAGCCATTTTGTACCCAAACTACTGATGAGGGAAGAGTAACTTCTCATAAGCATGAGGTTTTAGGAATAGAACCAACTATTATCTTTTTATCTAAACTTACTAATGAAAAGAAGTTTATAGATTTAATTACACCACTTGTGAAAAATCATTTAGCACCTTTTCAATTATATCTTGCAGAGTCATCATTAAAAGCTGTAAAGAGATTATCTTTAAAAGTGAATATTGAGGATTTATGTTTAGTTTGTCTTGCTGATTGTTTGGGAAGAGACATAAAAGATAAGGAGAAGTGTCCCAAAGCAACTTTTTGGCTTTTAGAAAAAGCAAAAGAGTTAAATATAGAAAATGAAGCTTTAAAACCTTTAGTTCAAGGAAGAGATTTAATAGCTTTAGGATTAAAACCCTCAAAAGAGTTTAAAACTATTTTGGATTATGCTATGGATTTACAAATAGATGAGAACCTAGAAAAAGAGAAGATTTTAGGAAAAATTAAAGAAATAATTTAA
- a CDS encoding shikimate kinase has protein sequence MKKKNIILIGFMGVGKGTVARGLVKSSDMFAIDTDDLIESMENRKIKKIFAQEGEPYFRALEKKTALWLEQSVNNTIISTGGGFYKQENIKNIGTVVYLKSSFQGILDRINAAPNAANKLRKRPLLQNLDEAIKLYDSRVPQYEEVADIVVDVEKKPLENIVEEILGQI, from the coding sequence ATGAAAAAGAAGAATATTATATTAATAGGTTTTATGGGTGTTGGTAAGGGTACAGTAGCTAGAGGATTAGTAAAATCTTCTGATATGTTTGCTATTGATACTGATGACTTAATTGAAAGTATGGAAAATAGAAAAATTAAAAAGATTTTTGCCCAAGAGGGAGAACCATACTTTAGAGCATTAGAAAAGAAAACTGCATTATGGTTAGAGCAAAGTGTTAATAACACTATTATTTCAACTGGTGGTGGCTTTTATAAGCAAGAAAATATTAAAAATATTGGTACGGTAGTTTATCTGAAATCATCATTTCAAGGGATTTTAGACAGAATAAATGCTGCTCCAAATGCTGCTAATAAACTTAGAAAAAGACCACTTCTACAAAACTTAGATGAAGCAATAAAACTTTATGATTCAAGAGTACCACAGTACGAAGAAGTTGCTGATATTGTTGTAGATGTTGAGAAAAAGCCTTTAGAAAATATTGTAGAAGAGATATTAGGACAAATTTAA
- a CDS encoding mechanosensitive ion channel family protein → MENKVNEVTNKFSSYIPENIVEILGGYVFSLLMAILIFLVGKWIVNRIVAVLGKLLRKVKGMDETLVKFLENIVYYALMIVVILTALSELGVETTSFLAILGAAGLAIGLALKDSLGNFASGVMIILFKPFRVGDFVSAAGVSGTVTEVGIFNSVFTTPDNQSIIVPNGAITSGSITNVNAHDTRRVDLVVGIGYDDDIKKAKDVLNDIINSNEKVLLDKGVTVAVSELADSSVNFVVRAWVKTPDYWGVKFDLTETVKLRFDQEGISIPYPQQDVHHHNND, encoded by the coding sequence TTGGAAAACAAAGTTAATGAAGTAACTAACAAGTTTAGTTCATATATCCCAGAGAATATAGTTGAGATTTTAGGTGGGTATGTTTTTTCACTTTTAATGGCAATTTTAATATTTTTAGTTGGAAAATGGATTGTAAATAGAATAGTAGCAGTTTTAGGAAAGTTATTAAGAAAAGTAAAAGGTATGGATGAAACTCTAGTTAAGTTTCTAGAAAATATCGTTTATTATGCTTTAATGATTGTTGTTATCTTAACAGCATTATCAGAACTTGGTGTTGAAACTACTTCATTCTTAGCAATCTTAGGTGCTGCTGGTTTAGCTATTGGTCTTGCATTAAAAGATTCATTAGGAAACTTCGCATCAGGTGTTATGATTATTTTATTCAAGCCTTTTAGAGTTGGTGATTTTGTAAGTGCTGCTGGTGTATCTGGAACTGTAACAGAAGTAGGAATTTTTAACTCTGTATTTACAACTCCTGATAATCAAAGTATCATTGTTCCAAATGGTGCTATAACAAGTGGTTCTATCACAAATGTAAATGCACATGATACAAGAAGAGTTGATTTAGTTGTAGGTATTGGTTATGATGATGATATTAAAAAAGCAAAAGATGTTTTAAATGATATTATCAATTCGAATGAAAAAGTTTTACTAGACAAAGGTGTAACAGTAGCAGTTTCAGAACTTGCTGACTCTTCTGTAAACTTTGTAGTTAGAGCTTGGGTTAAAACACCTGATTACTGGGGAGTTAAATTTGATTTAACAGAAACAGTTAAATTAAGATTTGACCAAGAAGGAATTTCTATTCCTTATCCACAACAAGATGTTCATCACCACAACAACGATTAA
- the hisD gene encoding histidinol dehydrogenase, producing MKIINTKDSNFKEEFGGILARAKSDIKGVSSIVTGIIDEIIEEGNEALKRHIEKFDKWEVKDDSDLMISQEEMKKAYDNMDEKLKAALHTAYDRIKSYHEKQLPKSWLDFESNGTILGQKVSAVDKAGLYIPGGKAAYPSSLLMNAVPAIVAGVEEIVVCTPTPDNEVNELLLAACHLCGISKAYKVGGASAIAAMAYGTATIPKVDVITGPGNIFVATAKKLVFGEVNIDMIAGPSEIGILADETAKPKYLAIDLLSQAEHDEMASSIMITTDENIANETSVEVENYLKTLSREEIARKSIEDRGVIIVTSTMEEALELMNEIAPEHLEVMTKNAFELLPYIKHAGAIFLGENTPEPIGDYIAGPNHTLPTGSTAKFYSPLNVENFMKKSSIINFSKNAIDELGEACALLADTEGLTAHAESVRVRIKN from the coding sequence ATGAAAATTATAAATACAAAAGACTCAAACTTTAAAGAAGAGTTTGGTGGAATTTTAGCTAGAGCAAAAAGTGATATTAAAGGCGTATCTTCAATAGTTACAGGAATTATTGATGAGATTATTGAAGAGGGAAATGAAGCTTTAAAAAGACATATTGAAAAGTTTGATAAATGGGAAGTTAAAGACGATAGTGATTTAATGATTTCTCAAGAAGAGATGAAAAAAGCTTATGACAATATGGATGAAAAATTAAAAGCAGCATTACATACAGCTTATGACAGAATCAAATCTTATCACGAAAAACAACTTCCAAAATCATGGTTAGACTTTGAATCAAATGGAACTATTTTAGGTCAAAAAGTAAGTGCTGTTGATAAAGCTGGACTTTATATCCCTGGTGGAAAGGCTGCATATCCAAGTAGTTTACTTATGAATGCAGTTCCTGCAATAGTTGCAGGTGTTGAGGAGATTGTAGTATGTACTCCAACTCCTGATAATGAAGTAAATGAATTATTACTAGCAGCTTGTCACTTATGTGGTATTTCAAAAGCTTATAAAGTAGGTGGAGCTTCTGCCATTGCTGCAATGGCTTATGGAACTGCTACTATTCCAAAAGTAGATGTTATTACAGGTCCAGGGAATATTTTTGTTGCAACTGCTAAAAAGTTAGTTTTTGGTGAAGTAAATATTGATATGATTGCAGGACCTTCTGAGATTGGAATTTTAGCTGATGAAACTGCAAAGCCTAAATACTTAGCAATTGATTTATTATCTCAAGCTGAGCATGATGAAATGGCTAGTTCTATTATGATTACAACTGATGAAAATATTGCAAATGAAACATCAGTAGAAGTTGAAAACTACTTAAAAACATTAAGTAGAGAAGAAATAGCTAGAAAATCAATTGAAGATAGAGGTGTGATTATCGTAACTTCAACAATGGAAGAAGCCTTAGAGCTTATGAATGAAATAGCTCCTGAACACTTAGAAGTTATGACTAAAAATGCTTTTGAACTGCTTCCATATATTAAACACGCAGGTGCAATTTTCTTAGGTGAAAATACTCCTGAACCTATTGGTGATTATATAGCAGGACCAAATCATACTCTTCCTACAGGAAGTACGGCTAAATTCTACAGCCCTTTAAATGTAGAAAACTTTATGAAAAAAAGCTCAATTATCAACTTCTCAAAAAATGCAATTGATGAGTTAGGTGAAGCTTGTGCATTACTTGCTGATACAGAAGGTTTAACAGCGCATGCAGAATCTGTTAGAGTAAGAATAAAAAATTAA